One Salvia splendens isolate huo1 chromosome 12, SspV2, whole genome shotgun sequence genomic window carries:
- the LOC121758236 gene encoding tRNA-dihydrouridine(20/20a) synthase-like isoform X1, with the protein MIKCTGHILSTCLTPVHSVVLKNHGRLFSNLNYTNLTKSRKLLRYNQKCQFHKESTMVATRYPPPWFSIAPMMDLTDNHYRTLARIISKKAWLYSEMIAAETIVFQKGNLDRFLAFGPEQHPIVLQIGGNDLENIANATQLANPYGYDEINFNCGCPSPKVAGKGCFGVRLMLDPKFVADAMTVIAANTNVPVSVKCRIGVDDHDSYNELCDFIYKVSSQSPTRHFIIHSRKALLNGISPRENRSIPPLKYEFFYALLRDFPDLRFTINGGINTIDEVNEALREGAHGVMVGRAAYHNPWNVLGHVDSAVYGAPLSTITRRQVLEKFQVYGDSVLEHQEPRPNLREITKPLLGFFHSSPGNGVWKRRVDAALHTCTTIKSLLEETLDAIPDAVLDSPITEAPIGFPDVFSTAKKVLPPPYSVTEEEVFSYA; encoded by the exons ATGATCAAGTGTACCGGACATATTTTGTCTACTTGTTTAACTCCTGTTCATTCTGTTGTCCTGAAAAACCATGGCAGATTATTCTCCAACTTAAATTACACAAATCTTACCAAATCAAGGAAATTACTTCGCTACAATCAGAAGTGCCAGTTTCACAAGGAGAGCACTATGGTGGCTACCCGCTACCCTCCGCCGTGGTTCAG CATTGCTCCAATGATGGACTTGACTGACAACCACTATAGGACTTTGGCACGTATCATATCCAAAAAAGCTTGGCTGTATTCAGAAATGATTGCTGCAGAAACAATTGTTTTTCAGAAGGGGAATTTG GATAGATTCTTGGCATTTGGTCCAGAGCAACATCCTATAGTGCTTCAAATTGGGGGAAACGATTTGGAAAACATTGCTAACGCAACTCAACTTGCAAATCCTTATGGCTATGATGAAATCAATTTCAA CTGTGGTTGTCCAAGTCCAAAGGTTGCTGGAAAAGGCTGTTTCGGGGTGCGTTTAATGCTTGATCCAAAG TTTGTTGCTGATGCCATGACAGTAATTGCTGCAAATACAAATGTTCCTGTTAGTGTTAAATGCAGAATTGGTGTCGATGACCACGATTCATATAATGAACTCT GTGATTTCATATATAAGGTCTCATCTCAATCACCAACGAGGCATTTCATAATACACTCCAGGAAGGCACTACTTAATGGAATCAGCCCCAGAGAAAATAGATCAATTCCACCCTTAAA ATATGAGTTCTTCTATGCTCTCCTGCGTGATTTCCCTGATTTGCGGTTCACCATCAATGGTGGCATAAACACTATTGATGAG GTAAATGAAGCTTTGAGAGAAGGAGCCCATGGAGTTATGGTTGGACGTGCAGCTTATCATAA TCCATGGAATGTTTTGGGACATGTTGATAGTGCAGTATACGGGGCACCTCTTAGCACTATAACAAGGCGACAG GTACTTGAAAAGTTCCAGGTTTATGGAGATTCAGTCTTGGAACATCAGGAACCTAGACCAAATCTTCGCGAGATTACAAAA CCTTTGCTTGGCTTTTTCCATTCATCCCCCGGAAATGGTGTGTGGAAGCGCAGAGTTGATGCTGCTTTACACACCTGCACG ACAATAAAATCATTGTTGGAGGAGACGCTGGATGCCATTCCGGATGCAGTATTGGACTCACCGATTACTGAAGCCCCTATCGGTTTTCCAGATGTTTTCTCTACTGCCAAGAAGGTGCTGCCACCACCCTATTCAGTTACAGAGGAAGAGGTCTTCTCGTATGCCTAG
- the LOC121758236 gene encoding tRNA-dihydrouridine(20/20a) synthase-like isoform X2, with translation MVATRYPPPWFSIAPMMDLTDNHYRTLARIISKKAWLYSEMIAAETIVFQKGNLDRFLAFGPEQHPIVLQIGGNDLENIANATQLANPYGYDEINFNCGCPSPKVAGKGCFGVRLMLDPKFVADAMTVIAANTNVPVSVKCRIGVDDHDSYNELCDFIYKVSSQSPTRHFIIHSRKALLNGISPRENRSIPPLKYEFFYALLRDFPDLRFTINGGINTIDEVNEALREGAHGVMVGRAAYHNPWNVLGHVDSAVYGAPLSTITRRQVLEKFQVYGDSVLEHQEPRPNLREITKPLLGFFHSSPGNGVWKRRVDAALHTCTTIKSLLEETLDAIPDAVLDSPITEAPIGFPDVFSTAKKVLPPPYSVTEEEVFSYA, from the exons ATGGTGGCTACCCGCTACCCTCCGCCGTGGTTCAG CATTGCTCCAATGATGGACTTGACTGACAACCACTATAGGACTTTGGCACGTATCATATCCAAAAAAGCTTGGCTGTATTCAGAAATGATTGCTGCAGAAACAATTGTTTTTCAGAAGGGGAATTTG GATAGATTCTTGGCATTTGGTCCAGAGCAACATCCTATAGTGCTTCAAATTGGGGGAAACGATTTGGAAAACATTGCTAACGCAACTCAACTTGCAAATCCTTATGGCTATGATGAAATCAATTTCAA CTGTGGTTGTCCAAGTCCAAAGGTTGCTGGAAAAGGCTGTTTCGGGGTGCGTTTAATGCTTGATCCAAAG TTTGTTGCTGATGCCATGACAGTAATTGCTGCAAATACAAATGTTCCTGTTAGTGTTAAATGCAGAATTGGTGTCGATGACCACGATTCATATAATGAACTCT GTGATTTCATATATAAGGTCTCATCTCAATCACCAACGAGGCATTTCATAATACACTCCAGGAAGGCACTACTTAATGGAATCAGCCCCAGAGAAAATAGATCAATTCCACCCTTAAA ATATGAGTTCTTCTATGCTCTCCTGCGTGATTTCCCTGATTTGCGGTTCACCATCAATGGTGGCATAAACACTATTGATGAG GTAAATGAAGCTTTGAGAGAAGGAGCCCATGGAGTTATGGTTGGACGTGCAGCTTATCATAA TCCATGGAATGTTTTGGGACATGTTGATAGTGCAGTATACGGGGCACCTCTTAGCACTATAACAAGGCGACAG GTACTTGAAAAGTTCCAGGTTTATGGAGATTCAGTCTTGGAACATCAGGAACCTAGACCAAATCTTCGCGAGATTACAAAA CCTTTGCTTGGCTTTTTCCATTCATCCCCCGGAAATGGTGTGTGGAAGCGCAGAGTTGATGCTGCTTTACACACCTGCACG ACAATAAAATCATTGTTGGAGGAGACGCTGGATGCCATTCCGGATGCAGTATTGGACTCACCGATTACTGAAGCCCCTATCGGTTTTCCAGATGTTTTCTCTACTGCCAAGAAGGTGCTGCCACCACCCTATTCAGTTACAGAGGAAGAGGTCTTCTCGTATGCCTAG